The window GACAATTGTAATTTTTTGAATGatccaaataatataatatatatatataccaaaatccAAAACAGTGTTGTATTTGTTGAGCAAATAAATCAAATAGACTAATATTTAACCCAACATGGTTTTGGTgacatcaaataataataaccaCTCCAACACAACATATTAATAACATCAAATTGTCTCATTTTTCTTTAGATGatttattcatatatgtatatataagcCAAACAACTATTTGCCTCATCCATCTTATGATTATTAATACTCCCCCATGAAATCCATGAACACCCTCCCCAGCATTCTATGTCTCTTCTTCCTACACCTCTCTTCATCAGCAAACACAATTTTTGTCCTAGGAGAAGGCCTCGATGACCCATCTATAATTGCCCAAAGTAATGACCCTAGTAACACAATCTCCTTCTACATGCACGATGTTCTCGACAACCAACCCTACAAAGAAGAGCCAATAATAACCCAGCGGTTACCTAATAACAACCAAGAAAACAAGCCAGACCTGCCCACAACCGATGGCAGGGCAGACATGGAAGGTCTCGAATTCGGTCCAATCACAGCCATCGACCAGGCTTTGTACCAATATTTGGAACCAGGTTCGCCCGTGCTAATAGGAAGTGCTCAAGGGATTTATGTGGCAAGCTCAGATGATGGAGTTGGACATTATATGGTGGCTATCAAAGCTTCTTTCTCTAATGGGGATGGACTCAAGTTTTTCGGGGTGCACCAAGTTGACACACATGAGTCTCATATTGCAGTCGTTGGTGGGACCGGGAAATATCGTAATGCAAACGGGTATGCATCGGTTAAGACATTGGATTTGGGATCAAATGGGAGGCCTTACAAACTGCTTTTATTCAATGTTCATTTGGGATAATCTaaaagagaaacaaaaacaaaattatcaaactgtttttttaaataagcgTGGTTTATTCTTGAATAAAGCTCACACGACTCTACTATTAAATCAGAATGTTGTTAGTGAGAATCGAATATAACCAAATCGACTAAAATGGGAAACACACGATCAAACATATGTGGTATTGTGTCTTGGTTCCTAGTTTACACCCCAAAAAAATGGTACAAATCACAAAGCAATCAAACACATAATCAATCCCTTACCTCTTTTCTTTCCTCTAAACCTAAAAACTACACCAATCCTCTGCAATTTCCTATACACAAATGAAAAAACCAactgaaattcaaaattttaccTTCTTAACAAACTAGTTCCTCTTCAAGCTCGCGAAACAAAGATGTCTCTATCTCGGCAACAAATATGTCTATCTCTTCATGAAGATCCAGCCACTTGACCCCCTCATTTGCAGAGAGAACCTTCTCAGCCACCTTCATCTGCGTTTCCTTCACTCTCACTTTCTCTTCGTTTATCAAGAATGTCCATAGTTCATCCTCCACCACCTCCCGCCTCTGCCAAAACTCAAAAATCCTCCTCAATTGTCTCGAATTTGATCTACACGGTTGGTGGTGCAGGATATGCCTTAGTGCAACATTTATTCGGTCGAACAAGAGCTTCCTTTCCCATCTCTCCCATGTTTTTTGCTTGCCAAACTTCTTCTCCAGAATCTCAAAGATTATTGGGCTAATCGGAAGCTCTTCAGAGTACCATCTATCAAAGCTAAGGGTTTCATTTCCATAGAAGCCTGCCTCGTCTAGAGCATCCACAATGTAGGAGAAATCTCGACTCCCCTGAACTCCAAATAACTCCATCATTTGtcgttgatcttcttcaatgagTTCTTCTGTGTTTTCCTCATCTTCATCGCTCGATACCATCATTCCAGACACTTCTGAATTCATCTCTTCAGATTCGGATATCAGGAATTCAAGATTTCCATGTATACCACCTAGTCAAATTAAAATAGTgtcaaaatctgaaaatttaGACGAATTTAAACTAAACTCCACATTTCATTTGAAATTACCATGAACGTCAGATTTAGTAGACTCGATGCTTTCGGAATTATCGCTTAAACACGGCTCCAGAACAGAAATTGGACTGGGCGAACAGTAATCTGCGCAGCTTGATGATAGAAAGCGagaattttcttcttcttctagatGGTTTGAACCATTGGGACTGGTTTCTTGATCTGCACAGGGGAGTACACCATTTGGATTTGCAAACGTTTTTACAAGACACAAGGGTGATTTTTTCTTGGCAAAACGAAAATCCGATGTTATTTGTCGTTGATTTTTCTTCAGCCCAATACCAGATTTTGCTCTGTTTACAACAATTAGATGGTTTTGAGCATTTTTGGGCTCTTCTAAAGATCTCTTACTAGCAACACAATCATTGTGGGATGACAATGGTtgcttcttctttcttcttgatCCCTGAAATGATGATAGTGATCTATGCAAACCGATTGAAGCAGTTTTCTGGAGATAGTCATCGGAGAGGACTCTAATTGGGCCGGGTGAGGACTGAAACGGAGGATTGACAACATTATTGAGATTCATCAACTGAGCAATGACACTTACTGTGCATTGCTCAGGTTCCATTTCCACCTTCAATTCTCCAACGACAACTGCCTTCTGTTCCAAATTCCAATACAcaatttaacaaacaaacacaAAATCAGTCCCTTCTTTGGCGTGCGTGATTTCAATTTCACATCAAGATGCAAGAACATGAAttaaaacaacaacaacaacatcatcatcataaatCGAAATCAAAGTATTTGAAACTGCAAATAGAAAAGAGGGTAATCATCACACGAACAAATATAAACAGTTAATTTGATCATAATTTACCTGATTATGATCCCCAAATTAGCAGTCAAATCCAC is drawn from Impatiens glandulifera chromosome 3, dImpGla2.1, whole genome shotgun sequence and contains these coding sequences:
- the LOC124929799 gene encoding dirigent protein 25-like; translation: MKSMNTLPSILCLFFLHLSSSANTIFVLGEGLDDPSIIAQSNDPSNTISFYMHDVLDNQPYKEEPIITQRLPNNNQENKPDLPTTDGRADMEGLEFGPITAIDQALYQYLEPGSPVLIGSAQGIYVASSDDGVGHYMVAIKASFSNGDGLKFFGVHQVDTHESHIAVVGGTGKYRNANGYASVKTLDLGSNGRPYKLLLFNVHLG
- the LOC124930876 gene encoding uncharacterized protein LOC124930876, translating into MEPEQCTVSVIAQLMNLNNVVNPPFQSSPGPIRVLSDDYLQKTASIGLHRSLSSFQGSRRKKKQPLSSHNDCVASKRSLEEPKNAQNHLIVVNRAKSGIGLKKNQRQITSDFRFAKKKSPLCLVKTFANPNGVLPCADQETSPNGSNHLEEEENSRFLSSSCADYCSPSPISVLEPCLSDNSESIESTKSDVHGGIHGNLEFLISESEEMNSEVSGMMVSSDEDEENTEELIEEDQRQMMELFGVQGSRDFSYIVDALDEAGFYGNETLSFDRWYSEELPISPIIFEILEKKFGKQKTWERWERKLLFDRINVALRHILHHQPCRSNSRQLRRIFEFWQRREVVEDELWTFLINEEKVRVKETQMKVAEKVLSANEGVKWLDLHEEIDIFVAEIETSLFRELEEELVC